One window of Thermodesulfobacteriota bacterium genomic DNA carries:
- a CDS encoding cysteine desulfurase family protein — MKHKEIYFDNNATTKPLAEVREEVLKVMDSEFGNPSSAHSSGKRARKHLALARKQLSELIGAPTSKITFTGSGTESNNMAFYSCTRDKTNGCEILTTTVEHSSIHKMCNFLKLHDVTIKKLEVNGGGLIDTDELKKSVNENTKLVSIQWVNNETGIIQPIPEIAQICSELEVPLHTDAAQAVGKIEMNINEIPVDFFSLTGHKFHSPQGVGAIYTKDKYMLAPILFGGFQEEGFHPGTENLPGIVGMGKAAEIRKENLSEQIYRMEDLRNRFEAMVLDFVPGTKVNGDTKHRVCNTTNIMFAGIDARKLVKELDKNGVRCSQSSACTNFETAPSYVLCAMGLTEQEAYSSIRFSFSTENTYEEIDSAVNIIRECADSLKN; from the coding sequence ATGAAACACAAAGAGATTTATTTCGATAACAACGCCACTACTAAGCCGCTTGCAGAAGTCAGGGAAGAAGTGCTCAAGGTTATGGACAGCGAGTTCGGAAACCCTTCAAGCGCACACTCTAGCGGCAAAAGGGCACGCAAGCATCTGGCACTCGCAAGAAAACAGCTCTCTGAGCTTATCGGAGCACCTACTTCAAAAATCACATTTACAGGCTCTGGAACTGAATCAAATAACATGGCATTTTATTCCTGCACCAGAGATAAAACAAACGGGTGTGAGATTCTAACCACAACGGTCGAGCACTCATCTATTCATAAAATGTGCAACTTTCTTAAACTGCACGACGTAACGATTAAAAAACTTGAGGTAAACGGTGGCGGTCTAATAGATACAGATGAATTAAAGAAATCAGTAAACGAGAATACTAAGCTCGTCTCAATTCAGTGGGTTAACAACGAGACAGGAATCATACAACCAATTCCTGAGATTGCACAGATCTGCAGCGAGCTTGAGGTCCCTCTTCACACTGACGCTGCACAAGCAGTTGGCAAAATCGAGATGAATATAAATGAAATTCCAGTTGATTTCTTCTCCCTTACCGGACATAAATTTCACTCGCCTCAGGGCGTTGGAGCAATTTACACAAAGGACAAGTATATGCTTGCCCCTATATTATTTGGCGGCTTTCAAGAAGAAGGATTTCACCCTGGAACAGAAAACCTTCCAGGGATAGTCGGCATGGGGAAAGCTGCTGAAATCAGAAAAGAAAACCTATCTGAGCAGATCTACAGGATGGAGGATCTGAGAAATAGGTTTGAGGCAATGGTGCTTGATTTTGTGCCGGGCACAAAAGTAAATGGTGATACGAAACACCGTGTCTGTAACACCACTAATATTATGTTTGCCGGCATTGACGCAAGAAAACTGGTTAAAGAGCTAGACAAAAACGGCGTTAGATGCTCTCAGAGCTCTGCATGTACAAATTTTGAAACCGCCCCTTCTTATGTCCTATGTGCTATGGGACTAACGGAACAAGAGGCTTACTCCAGCATTCGATTCAGCTTCTCTACAGAAAACACCTATGAAGAAATAGATAGCGCTGTTAATATTATAAGAGAATGCGCGGATAGTCTAAAAAACTAA
- a CDS encoding NTPase — protein MGKEKKNILISGLPGIGKTTLIKEIYAQIKDSHPVGFYTEEIRNESQRKGFQLMGLDGSTAIFAHILIESPHHVGKYRVDVEAFDRFLTSFDFSNKKRPVIIDEIGKMECLSSKFVSLVSQVFDSDNLVIATISHTDGGIKGKIKQRDDVELFKMNLDNRNSLSKEILEVINTYSLAQQ, from the coding sequence ATGGGGAAAGAGAAAAAGAATATACTCATATCCGGTCTTCCCGGAATAGGCAAAACCACTTTAATAAAAGAAATCTACGCACAAATAAAAGATTCTCATCCAGTTGGCTTCTACACTGAAGAGATCAGAAATGAGAGTCAAAGAAAAGGGTTTCAACTCATGGGACTGGATGGAAGTACTGCTATATTTGCCCATATTCTAATTGAAAGCCCTCATCATGTTGGTAAATACAGGGTCGATGTAGAAGCATTTGATAGATTCCTCACGTCTTTTGATTTTAGCAACAAGAAGCGGCCTGTAATAATCGATGAGATTGGCAAGATGGAATGCTTATCATCTAAGTTTGTTAGTCTAGTTTCGCAAGTTTTTGATTCAGACAACTTGGTAATAGCAACAATTTCCCACACTGATGGCGGCATAAAGGGAAAGATAAAGCAAAGAGATGATGTGGAGCTTTTCAAGATGAATCTTGATAACCGTAATTCGTTATCCAAAGAGATTCTTGAAGTCATAAATACATACTCGCTCGCCCAGCAGTAA